The following proteins are encoded in a genomic region of Porphyrobacter sp. CACIAM 03H1:
- the nuoF gene encoding NADH-quinone oxidoreductase subunit NuoF, whose translation MLADKDRIFTNLYGYQDWSLKAAQKRGDWDNTKALLARGQDAIIEEIKASGLRGRGGAGFPTGLKWSFMPKESRDGRPSFLVINADESEPGSCKDREIIRHDPHKLVEGALVAGYAMRARAAYIYIRGEYIREAETLQKAISEAYDAGLIGKNACGSGYDFDVFMHRGAGAYICGEETAMIESLEGKKGQPRLKPPFPAGAGLYGCPTTVNNVESIAVAPTILRRGAAWFSSFGRENNKGTKLFQISGHVEKPCVVEEAMSISFEELIEKHCGGIRGGWDNLLAVIPGGSSVPLVPAEQIRNAPMDFDGLKELGSGLGTAAVIVMDKSTDIVRAISRLSYFYKHESCGQCTPCREGTGWMWRMMERLRTGDAAIEEIDMLHEVTKQVEGHTICALGDAAAWPIQGLIRHFRPELERRINEHNARFAEAAE comes from the coding sequence ATGCTGGCTGACAAGGACCGCATCTTCACCAACCTCTACGGCTATCAGGACTGGAGCCTGAAGGCAGCGCAGAAGCGCGGGGATTGGGACAACACCAAGGCGCTGCTCGCGCGCGGGCAGGATGCGATCATCGAGGAAATCAAGGCATCCGGCCTGCGCGGGCGGGGCGGGGCGGGCTTCCCGACGGGTCTCAAGTGGTCCTTCATGCCCAAGGAATCGCGCGACGGGCGGCCCAGCTTCCTCGTCATCAACGCCGACGAATCCGAACCCGGTTCATGCAAGGACCGCGAGATCATTCGCCACGACCCGCACAAGCTGGTCGAAGGCGCGCTGGTCGCCGGCTACGCGATGCGCGCGCGCGCGGCCTATATCTACATCCGCGGCGAGTATATCCGCGAGGCCGAGACGCTCCAGAAGGCGATTTCCGAGGCCTATGATGCAGGGCTGATCGGAAAGAACGCCTGCGGTTCGGGTTACGATTTCGACGTGTTCATGCACCGCGGCGCGGGGGCCTATATCTGCGGCGAAGAGACCGCGATGATCGAGAGCCTCGAGGGCAAGAAGGGCCAGCCGCGGTTGAAGCCTCCTTTCCCGGCGGGCGCGGGCCTTTATGGCTGCCCCACCACGGTGAACAACGTCGAGTCCATCGCCGTCGCCCCCACCATCCTGCGGCGCGGGGCGGCGTGGTTCTCAAGCTTCGGGCGCGAGAACAACAAGGGCACCAAGCTGTTCCAGATCTCCGGCCACGTGGAAAAGCCCTGCGTCGTCGAAGAGGCCATGAGCATTTCTTTCGAAGAGCTGATCGAGAAGCACTGCGGCGGTATCCGCGGCGGGTGGGACAATCTGCTGGCGGTGATCCCCGGCGGCTCCTCGGTGCCGCTGGTGCCCGCCGAGCAGATCCGCAACGCGCCGATGGACTTTGACGGGCTCAAGGAACTGGGCTCGGGCCTCGGCACCGCGGCGGTCATCGTCATGGACAAGTCGACCGACATCGTCCGCGCGATCAGCCGCCTCTCCTACTTCTACAAGCACGAGTCCTGCGGCCAGTGCACCCCCTGCCGCGAAGGCACGGGCTGGATGTGGCGCATGATGGAGCGCCTGCGCACCGGCGATGCGGCGATCGAGGAAATCGACATGCTCCACGAGGTGACCAAGCAGGTCGAGGGCCACACCATCTGCGCGCTGGGCGACGCCGCCGCGTGGCCGATCCAGGGCCTCATCCGCCACTTCCGCCCCGAGCTTGAGCGGCGGATCAACGAGCACAACGCCCGCTTCGCGGAGGCGGCCGAGTGA
- the nuoE gene encoding NADH-quinone oxidoreductase subunit NuoE, translated as MADRTPAPDTPELRARWGGFAWTPENKKTADWHIAKYPEGRQRSAVMPLLDLAQRQVGAETDTQGWLPLPVIEYVAKYLDMPVIRVLEVASFYFMYNLKPVGKFHVQVCGTTPCMLRGSDDIIAACKKRGMVKGGVSADGLWTLTEVECMGNCATAPMVQINDDNYEDLTPERLDAVLDALAAGQQPKTGTQEPGRHTSEPSGGPTTLKDMVTENHDYRGEW; from the coding sequence ATGGCTGACCGTACCCCCGCTCCCGACACCCCCGAACTGCGCGCCCGCTGGGGCGGCTTCGCGTGGACGCCGGAGAACAAGAAGACCGCCGACTGGCATATCGCCAAGTATCCCGAGGGGCGTCAGCGCTCGGCGGTGATGCCGCTGCTCGACCTTGCCCAGCGTCAGGTGGGTGCCGAGACCGATACGCAGGGCTGGCTGCCGCTGCCGGTGATCGAATATGTCGCGAAGTATCTCGATATGCCGGTGATCCGCGTGCTCGAGGTCGCGAGCTTCTACTTCATGTACAACCTTAAGCCCGTGGGCAAATTCCACGTGCAGGTGTGCGGCACCACGCCCTGCATGCTGCGCGGCTCCGACGACATCATCGCGGCCTGCAAGAAGCGCGGGATGGTGAAGGGCGGGGTCTCGGCTGACGGGTTGTGGACCCTCACCGAGGTCGAATGCATGGGCAATTGCGCCACCGCGCCGATGGTCCAGATCAACGACGACAACTACGAGGACCTGACGCCGGAACGCCTCGATGCCGTGCTCGATGCGCTCGCCGCGGGCCAGCAGCCCAAGACCGGCACGCAGGAGCCGGGCCGTCACACCTCCGAACCTTCGGGCGGGCCGACCACGCTCAAGGACATGGTGACGGAGAACCACGACTACCGGGGCGAGTGGTAA
- a CDS encoding NADH-quinone oxidoreductase subunit D, with product MSMQLEQSPTTEGEVITNYTINFGPQHPAAHGVLRMVMELDGEVIERIDPHVGLLHRGTEKLIEQKTYLQALPYFDRLDYCSPLCMEHSYVLAIEKLLNLEVPLRAQYLRVLFAELTRICNHMLNMGAHILDVGAFTPNLWIMDLREDCLNFFERASGARMHSAWFRPGGVHQDVPEKLLVDIGDWLDNRFFQLFEDAMSLVMDNRIFKQRNVDIAVVSREDAIAWGFSGPMIRAAGIPWDLRKSQPYDVYDRMEFDIPVGTNSDCYDRFMVRVKEVYESAKIMRQCLRDMPGGPIASTDTKVVPPKRGEMKQSMEALIHHFKLYTEGFHVPAGEVYVATESPKGEFGVYLVSDGTNKPYRCKIRPTAFSHLQAMDFMSKGHMLPDATAILGAIDVVFGECDR from the coding sequence ATGAGCATGCAACTCGAACAGTCGCCCACCACCGAGGGCGAGGTCATCACCAACTACACGATCAACTTCGGCCCCCAGCACCCGGCCGCGCACGGCGTGCTGCGCATGGTGATGGAGCTGGACGGCGAGGTGATCGAGCGGATCGACCCCCATGTCGGCCTGCTCCACCGCGGCACCGAGAAGCTGATCGAGCAGAAGACCTATCTCCAGGCGCTGCCCTATTTCGACAGGCTCGACTACTGCTCGCCGCTGTGCATGGAGCACTCCTATGTGCTCGCCATCGAGAAGCTGCTGAACCTCGAGGTTCCGCTGCGCGCCCAGTACCTGCGCGTGCTGTTCGCCGAGCTGACCCGCATCTGCAACCACATGCTCAACATGGGGGCGCACATCCTCGACGTCGGCGCCTTCACGCCGAACCTGTGGATCATGGACCTGCGCGAGGACTGCCTCAACTTCTTCGAGCGGGCCTCGGGCGCTCGCATGCACTCGGCATGGTTCCGTCCGGGCGGCGTCCACCAGGACGTGCCGGAGAAGCTGCTGGTCGACATCGGCGACTGGCTCGACAACCGCTTCTTCCAGCTGTTCGAGGACGCGATGAGCCTCGTCATGGACAACCGCATCTTCAAGCAGCGCAACGTCGATATCGCCGTCGTGTCGCGCGAGGACGCGATTGCATGGGGCTTCTCGGGCCCGATGATCCGCGCTGCGGGCATTCCGTGGGACCTGCGCAAGAGCCAGCCCTACGACGTCTATGACCGCATGGAATTCGACATCCCGGTCGGCACCAATTCCGATTGCTACGACCGGTTCATGGTGCGCGTGAAGGAAGTCTACGAGAGCGCCAAGATCATGCGCCAGTGCCTCCGCGACATGCCGGGCGGCCCGATCGCCTCGACCGACACCAAGGTCGTGCCGCCCAAGCGCGGCGAGATGAAGCAGTCGATGGAAGCGCTGATCCACCACTTCAAGCTGTACACCGAAGGCTTCCACGTGCCCGCGGGCGAGGTCTATGTCGCGACCGAAAGTCCCAAGGGGGAATTCGGCGTCTATCTCGTCAGCGACGGCACCAACAAGCCGTACCGCTGCAAGATCCGCCCCACGGCGTTCTCGCACCTTCAGGCGATGGACTTCATGTCCAAGGGCCACATGCTGCCCGACGCGACCGCGATCCTCGGCGCGATCGACGTGGTTTTTGGCGAGTGTGACAGATAA
- a CDS encoding NADH-quinone oxidoreductase subunit C, translating to MAVLHSAPKFASNEGVIDAISETISVWLVDAHEAHGEVIFRIQRDAVEKVLRILRDDHAYQQLMEIAGADYPSREERFEVVYMLQSLTKNHRIMVKCSASEDTPVPTVTTLWPNAGWLEREVFDMFGVTFAGNPDLRRILTDYGFEGHPFRKDFPMTGYTELRYSEEEKRVVYEPVVLPQEMRTFDFLSPWEGADYVLPGDEKSRGTPPVAEPKTTDRPAQTGAGKDADKAAATRVSPPGPEQKDTGKPAPGAPDPTSKEGGR from the coding sequence ATGGCTGTTCTCCACTCCGCCCCGAAGTTCGCTTCGAACGAGGGCGTGATCGACGCCATCAGCGAGACCATCTCGGTCTGGCTGGTAGATGCGCATGAGGCCCACGGCGAGGTGATCTTCCGCATCCAGCGCGATGCGGTCGAGAAGGTTCTGCGCATCCTGCGCGACGATCACGCCTACCAGCAGCTGATGGAAATCGCCGGGGCCGACTACCCGAGCCGCGAGGAGCGGTTCGAGGTGGTCTACATGCTCCAGAGCCTGACGAAGAACCACCGCATCATGGTGAAGTGCTCGGCCTCCGAGGACACCCCGGTGCCCACCGTCACGACGCTCTGGCCCAACGCGGGCTGGCTCGAGCGCGAGGTGTTCGACATGTTCGGCGTGACCTTCGCCGGCAATCCCGACCTGCGCCGCATCCTCACCGACTACGGCTTCGAGGGGCACCCGTTCCGCAAGGACTTCCCGATGACGGGCTACACCGAACTGCGCTATTCCGAGGAGGAAAAGCGCGTGGTGTACGAACCTGTCGTGCTGCCGCAGGAAATGCGCACCTTCGACTTCCTCTCGCCGTGGGAAGGCGCGGACTACGTGCTGCCGGGTGACGAGAAATCGCGCGGCACGCCGCCGGTGGCCGAGCCCAAGACCACCGACAGGCCGGCCCAGACCGGCGCGGGCAAGGATGCCGACAAGGCCGCCGCCACGCGCGTCTCCCCTCCGGGGCCCGAGCAGAAGGACACCGGCAAGCCCGCCCCCGGCGCCCCTGATCCCACCTCGAAGGAGGGTGGCCGATGA
- a CDS encoding NuoB/complex I 20 kDa subunit family protein — protein MSRLATAQGGEVRAPDADFFKALQTEVTDKGFLVTSTEELFQWARTGSLWWMTFGLACCAVEMIHVNMPRYDMERFGAAPRASPRQSDVMIVAGTLCNKMAPALRKVYDQMSDPKYVISMGSCANGGGYYHYSYSVVRGCDRIVPVDIYVPGCPPTAEALLYGVMQLQRKIRRVGTIER, from the coding sequence ATGTCGAGGCTCGCGACCGCCCAAGGTGGCGAGGTGCGCGCGCCCGATGCCGATTTCTTCAAGGCGCTCCAGACCGAGGTCACCGACAAGGGCTTCCTCGTCACCTCGACCGAGGAGCTGTTCCAGTGGGCGCGCACCGGCTCGCTGTGGTGGATGACCTTCGGCCTCGCGTGCTGCGCGGTCGAGATGATCCACGTCAACATGCCGCGTTATGACATGGAGCGCTTCGGCGCCGCGCCGCGCGCCTCCCCGCGCCAGTCCGACGTGATGATCGTCGCCGGCACGCTGTGCAACAAGATGGCCCCGGCGCTGCGCAAGGTCTACGACCAGATGTCGGACCCCAAGTATGTGATCAGCATGGGCAGCTGCGCCAATGGCGGCGGCTATTACCACTATTCCTATTCGGTGGTGCGCGGCTGCGATCGCATCGTGCCGGTCGACATCTACGTCCCCGGCTGCCCGCCGACCGCCGAGGCGCTGCTCTACGGCGTCATGCAATTGCAGCGGAAGATCCGCCGCGTGGGCACGATCGAGAGGTAA
- a CDS encoding NADH-quinone oxidoreductase subunit A: MIDLSQYLPILLFVLVAFGLSVLFVVAPMAVSRLTGVHNPDAEKLSEYECGFPAFEDARSQFDVRFYLVAISFIVFDLEAAFLFPWAVSLGKTGWIGWSGMMVFLFILAVGLAYEWKKGALDWE; this comes from the coding sequence GTGATCGACCTCAGCCAGTATCTGCCGATACTGTTATTCGTGCTCGTCGCCTTCGGGCTGTCGGTGCTGTTCGTCGTGGCGCCGATGGCGGTGTCGCGCCTGACCGGCGTGCACAATCCGGATGCGGAGAAGCTGTCCGAATACGAGTGCGGCTTTCCCGCCTTCGAGGACGCGCGCAGCCAGTTCGACGTGCGCTTCTACCTCGTCGCGATCAGCTTCATCGTCTTCGACCTCGAGGCCGCCTTCCTGTTCCCCTGGGCGGTGAGCCTCGGCAAGACGGGCTGGATCGGATGGAGCGGCATGATGGTGTTCCTGTTCATCCTTGCAGTTGGCCTTGCCTATGAATGGAAGAAAGGGGCGTTGGACTGGGAATGA
- a CDS encoding coniferyl aldehyde dehydrogenase gives MSDWENDMADDRRAELESLLARQRAAFTASRPEPMSQRKDRIRRAIALVKDHGEEFAKAMSADFGSRSMHQSMLTDIAATVGAGNHALKHMDSWAKTEKRKVQFPLGLLGAKAELRYEPKGVIGILSPWNFPVQLAFGPLMQVLAAGNRAMIKPSEFTERTSELMAQLTAEYFAPEEVAVVTGGPEVAAAFSLLPFDHLVFTGSTATGRRVMQAAAENLVPVTLELGGKSPVVMGRSADFAKAGERIAIGKMMNAGQICLAPDYLMVPEDKADEAVAGVTGAAAAMYPRLLDNDDYASIVSDRHFERLQGLVADARDKGAEVIEVNPAGEDFGNANQRKMPLTVLRNVNDAMTVMQEEIFGPVLPVMTYKAVDQAVDYINEHDRPLGLYYFGEDKAEQERVLTRTISGGVTTNDVVFHVSMEDLPFGGVGPSGMGSYHAIEGFREFSHARAVYHQPKIDIAKLGGLKPPYGKATEQAAARMMK, from the coding sequence ATGTCCGATTGGGAGAACGACATGGCCGACGACCGCCGCGCAGAACTCGAGAGCCTTCTTGCGCGCCAGCGCGCCGCCTTCACCGCCTCGCGCCCCGAGCCGATGAGCCAGCGCAAGGACCGCATCCGCCGCGCGATCGCGCTCGTGAAGGATCACGGCGAGGAATTCGCCAAGGCGATGAGCGCCGATTTCGGCAGCCGCTCGATGCACCAGTCGATGCTGACCGACATCGCCGCGACGGTGGGCGCGGGCAATCATGCGCTGAAACACATGGATAGCTGGGCTAAGACGGAAAAGCGCAAGGTGCAGTTCCCGCTCGGCCTGCTCGGCGCGAAAGCGGAGCTGCGTTACGAGCCTAAGGGGGTGATCGGCATTCTCTCGCCCTGGAACTTCCCCGTGCAGCTGGCTTTCGGCCCGCTGATGCAGGTGCTCGCCGCCGGCAACCGCGCGATGATCAAGCCCTCCGAGTTCACCGAGCGCACCAGCGAGCTGATGGCGCAGCTCACGGCCGAATATTTCGCGCCCGAGGAGGTGGCGGTGGTCACCGGCGGGCCGGAGGTCGCGGCGGCGTTCTCCTTGCTACCCTTCGATCATCTGGTCTTCACCGGCTCGACCGCGACGGGGCGGCGGGTGATGCAGGCAGCGGCCGAGAACCTGGTGCCGGTCACGCTCGAGTTGGGCGGCAAGTCGCCGGTGGTGATGGGTCGCAGCGCCGATTTCGCCAAGGCGGGCGAGCGTATCGCCATCGGCAAGATGATGAATGCAGGCCAGATCTGCCTTGCGCCCGATTACCTGATGGTGCCCGAGGACAAGGCCGACGAGGCGGTGGCCGGCGTCACCGGCGCTGCGGCGGCGATGTATCCGCGTCTGCTCGACAACGACGACTACGCCTCGATCGTCTCCGACCGCCATTTCGAGCGGCTCCAGGGCCTCGTCGCCGACGCGCGCGACAAGGGCGCCGAGGTGATCGAGGTCAACCCGGCGGGCGAGGATTTCGGCAACGCCAACCAGCGCAAGATGCCGCTCACCGTGCTCAGGAACGTCAACGATGCCATGACCGTGATGCAGGAGGAGATCTTCGGCCCCGTCCTGCCGGTCATGACCTACAAGGCGGTCGATCAGGCGGTCGACTACATCAACGAGCACGACCGCCCGCTCGGCCTCTATTATTTCGGCGAGGACAAGGCGGAGCAGGAGCGCGTGCTGACCCGCACCATCTCGGGCGGAGTGACGACCAACGACGTGGTGTTCCACGTCTCGATGGAGGACCTGCCCTTCGGCGGTGTCGGGCCGTCGGGGATGGGCAGCTACCACGCGATCGAGGGCTTCCGCGAGTTCAGCCATGCCCGAGCGGTCTATCACCAGCCGAAGATCGACATCGCCAAGCTAGGCGGGCTCAAGCCGCCCTATGGCAAGGCGACCGAGCAGGCGGCGGCGCGGATGATGAAGTAG